In one window of Nitrospiraceae bacterium DNA:
- a CDS encoding response regulator transcription factor — translation MAENAINTQDSADGLVDQRAGAGIVVLSSSMQLLHMNRQAAELSKQINMAENGGVPAKAAQGVLPSALTELCAEIIKALQVRTEAKDWEQFEVKRVAGNPNQPVLLRGFGLPDRGGIQHARLVVTLEELGRRQHLNTDQAKERFQLTNREQSVVENLAKGWTNKEIANALQITEQTVKEHIKHIMRKTNSTTRTGILVQVFKS, via the coding sequence GTGGCTGAAAACGCGATCAATACTCAGGATTCCGCAGATGGCTTGGTTGACCAACGGGCCGGGGCGGGCATCGTCGTCCTATCCTCATCGATGCAGCTGCTGCACATGAACCGCCAAGCGGCCGAGCTCTCCAAGCAGATCAATATGGCAGAAAATGGTGGCGTCCCTGCCAAGGCCGCACAAGGAGTGCTGCCATCCGCCCTCACTGAGCTCTGTGCCGAGATCATCAAGGCCCTCCAGGTCAGAACTGAGGCCAAGGATTGGGAACAGTTCGAGGTAAAACGAGTCGCCGGCAATCCAAACCAACCAGTTCTGCTTCGGGGATTCGGGCTACCGGACCGGGGCGGCATTCAGCATGCGCGTCTGGTTGTAACCCTGGAGGAGTTGGGTCGACGCCAACACCTCAATACAGACCAGGCCAAAGAACGATTCCAACTAACCAATCGCGAACAGTCCGTTGTGGAAAACTTGGCCAAAGGCTGGACCAACAAGGAAATCGCCAACGCCCTTCAGATCACTGAACAAACAGTCAAAGAACACATCAAACATATTATGAGGAAAACGAACTCAACGACCCGCACCGGCATTCTCGTCCAGGTGTTTAAGTCCTAA